A section of the Culex pipiens pallens isolate TS unplaced genomic scaffold, TS_CPP_V2 Cpp_Un0015, whole genome shotgun sequence genome encodes:
- the LOC120429872 gene encoding zinc finger protein AEBP2-like, whose product MMNSTFGKTFLFLTNLAWKSRVTLPVLITAGFMILNFRWEVEINIHTERIAIQGVDDGRGGGGGGGANRVAGVAAIDYSLEESWESTDEDEDDDEYDEDEETEYDSEGDDEDLSTDDELRRISLVTF is encoded by the coding sequence atgatgaattccaCCTTTGGCAAAACGTTTCTCTTTCTCACGAACCTCGCGTGGAAGAGTCGGGTCACACTGCCGGTGCTCATAACGGCCGGATTCATGATACTGAACTTTCGCTGGGAGGTCGAGATCAACATCCACACCGAACGGATCGCCATCCAGGGCGTGGATGATGGGCGGGgtggtggaggaggaggtggcGCTAATCGCGTTGCAGGCGTGGCCGCGATCGATTACAGCCTGGAGGAGTCGTGGGAAAGTACcgacgaggacgaggacgacGATGAGTACGATGAGGACGAGGAAACGGAGTACGATTCCGAGGGGGACGACGAAGATCTGTCCACGGATGACGAGTTGAGGCGGATATCGTTGGTTACGTTTTGA
- the LOC120429870 gene encoding sepiapterin reductase-like has translation MASSTSGTKIDLDQVAYFLITGASRGIGQRMAIETARRFRAGSIVVLLARSASGLESTRAEILEVNPHITVVTSSVDLSNASRELLEDIIGKSLGKKPVESFGLAAIVHNVGTIGNVERKAIDMADRQEWEEYFATNVITVGVLNSCFLRRFGECPRKLVVNITSKACLVPFKSMGFYCSGKAAREMYFKVLANEEPDLVVLNYSPGPVDTDMTVDIQGRSNAKEIRAYFKGLRDSTTMLTTHQTTAKFLSVLEAGQFKSGDHVDYYD, from the coding sequence ATGGCATCATCGACCAGCGGCACCAAAATCGACCTCGACCAGGTTGCGTACTTCCTGATCACCGGCGCCTCTCGCGGCATCGGCCAACGGATGGCCATCGAAACGGCGCGTCGCTTCCGGGCTGGGTCCATCGTGGTACTGCTTGCGCGGTCCGCTTCCGGGCTGGAGTCTACGCGGGCGGAGATCTTGGAGGTGAACCCGCACATAACTGTGGTTACGAGTTCGGTGGATTTGAGTAACGCCTCGCGGGAGCTGCTGGAGGACATTATCGGGAAGTCGCTCGGGAAGAAGCCGGTGGAGAGTTTTGGGCTGGCGGCGATCGTTCACAACGTGGGCACGATCGGGAACGTGGAACGCAAGGCGATCGATATGGCGGATCGGCAAGAGTGGGAGGAGTACTTTGCGACGAATGTCATCACGGTGGGAGTTTTGAACAGCTGCTTTCTGCGCCGGTTTGGCGAGTGTCCGCGGAAGTTGGTCGTGAATATTACCTCGAAGGCGTGCCTGGTTCCGTTCAAAAGCATGGGATTCTACTGCTCGGGGAAGGCCGCCCGTGAAATGTACTTCAAGGTGCTGGCCAACGAAGAGCCGGACTTGGTGGTGCTGAACTACTCGCCAGGGCCGGTCGATACCGACATGACGGTAGACATTCAGGGTCGCTCGAACGCCAAGGAGATCCGCGCGTACTTCAAAGGGCTGCGCGATTCCACGACCATGCTCACGACGCACCAAACGACGGCCAAGTTCCTGAGCGTGCTCGAGGCGGGCCAGTTCAAATCTGGCGATCACGTTGATTATTACGATTAA